One window from the genome of Metabacillus flavus encodes:
- the spxA gene encoding transcriptional regulator SpxA, with protein sequence MVTLYTSPSCTSCRKAKAWLEEHDIPYTERNILSDTMSINEIKEILRMTEDGTDEIISTRSKIFQKLNVNLESMPLQDLYQLIQNHPGLLRRPIMIDEKRLQVGYNEDEIRRFLPRKVRTYQLREAQRLVNE encoded by the coding sequence ATGGTAACCTTATATACATCACCAAGCTGTACTTCATGTAGAAAAGCAAAGGCGTGGCTGGAAGAGCATGATATTCCATATACAGAAAGAAACATTCTTTCCGATACAATGTCTATCAATGAAATCAAAGAAATTTTGAGGATGACAGAAGACGGAACAGATGAGATCATTTCCACGCGGTCTAAGATTTTCCAAAAACTAAATGTTAATCTTGAGAGCATGCCTCTTCAAGACTTATATCAGCTGATTCAGAATCATCCTGGACTGCTTAGAAGACCAATCATGATTGATGAAAAACGCCTTCAAGTAGGCTACAATGAAGATGAAATTCGCCGCTTTCTTCCTAGAAAAGTACGGACTTATCAGCTGCGTGAAGCACAGCGCCTAGTAAATGAATAA
- a CDS encoding TerC family protein, with amino-acid sequence MEQEFLISLLMIIGIDLILGGDNAIVIAMASRKLPEKQRQKAIIIGTLLAITLRTALTTVAVYLLTIPYLQLAGGIFLLYISFGLMAGKEEENENIKSHGSLWKAVRTIVAADVLMGLDNVIAVAGAANGHTMLVVTGLFISIPVIIWGSKFVLQLIDRFPYLIYVGGGMLAYTAGKMISHEDQLQFLANKPLFLEGLPFFTVLIFVLSGILMKKMRTSM; translated from the coding sequence ATGGAGCAGGAGTTTCTGATTTCATTATTAATGATTATTGGCATTGATTTGATCCTTGGAGGAGACAATGCCATTGTTATTGCTATGGCCAGCAGGAAGCTTCCAGAAAAGCAAAGGCAAAAGGCAATTATTATTGGTACGCTGCTTGCCATTACACTTAGAACCGCTCTCACGACGGTTGCTGTTTATCTTCTGACAATCCCTTATCTCCAGCTGGCAGGCGGGATATTCCTTTTGTATATTTCTTTCGGCTTAATGGCTGGAAAAGAGGAGGAAAATGAGAACATAAAAAGTCACGGGAGTTTGTGGAAGGCGGTAAGAACAATTGTTGCAGCGGATGTCCTAATGGGGCTGGATAACGTTATAGCCGTTGCAGGGGCAGCAAACGGACACACCATGCTCGTAGTCACGGGACTTTTCATCTCTATTCCCGTAATTATCTGGGGAAGCAAATTTGTTCTGCAGCTGATTGACCGATTCCCTTATTTAATTTATGTCGGAGGAGGAATGCTTGCTTATACTGCTGGTAAAATGATTTCGCATGAGGATCAACTTCAATTTCTGGCCAATAAACCACTATTCCTTGAGGGTCTGCCCTTCTTTACTGTACTCATCTTTGTTTTAAGCGGGATTCTGATGAAAAAAATGAGAACAAGCATGTAA
- the cls gene encoding cardiolipin synthase: MKNFIQVIIFSLFVTGVILLTKNYWGDWILAALSIIFTLSIVFIGFVIFMENRKPNQTLTWLIVLGAFPIVGFLFYLLFGRNVRKRRLFEKKALIDQQVYLQIEGDHKDYEERAAQMGDHQKLMFKLAHNLSHSPVSFASETSILTNGDEKFPAILKEIKEAKKYIHLEYYIVRHDEIGLQLQDALIEKAREGVKIRFLYDAVGSWKLSKGYISKMHRAGIEMVPFLPVTLPFLSNKINFRNHRKIIIIDGKIGFMGGLNVGDEYLGKVDFFGFWRDTHLMVKGEEVRTLHMIFLQDWYYMTGKELDTETYLKADPADFPEGNGGVQMIAGGPDNKWENIKNLFFSMIVSAKDSIWIASPYFIPDEDILSALKVAALSGVDVRLLVPKRPDKKLVFYASRSYFAELMEAGAQIYEYEKGFMHSKIVIVDYELASIGTANMDMRSFHLNFEVNAFLYRTDSTVTLVEEYEKDLLESKKLDMEDFVKRSFFQRVFESFARLLSPML, encoded by the coding sequence ATGAAAAATTTTATACAAGTCATTATTTTTTCTTTATTTGTTACAGGGGTTATTCTTTTAACGAAGAATTATTGGGGAGATTGGATTTTAGCTGCATTGAGCATCATTTTTACACTTTCCATCGTTTTTATCGGCTTTGTCATTTTTATGGAAAACCGAAAACCCAATCAGACCTTAACATGGCTGATCGTCCTCGGCGCATTTCCGATTGTCGGTTTTTTATTTTATCTGCTTTTTGGACGAAATGTCAGAAAAAGAAGGCTATTTGAAAAGAAAGCGCTTATCGATCAGCAAGTGTATTTGCAAATAGAAGGAGATCATAAGGATTATGAAGAACGGGCAGCACAAATGGGAGACCACCAGAAGCTCATGTTCAAGCTTGCTCACAATCTGAGTCACAGTCCTGTTTCTTTTGCGTCAGAAACATCCATCTTAACGAATGGGGATGAAAAGTTTCCAGCTATTCTAAAGGAAATTAAAGAAGCCAAAAAGTACATTCATTTAGAGTATTATATAGTCCGTCATGATGAAATCGGTCTTCAGCTTCAGGACGCTTTAATTGAAAAAGCCCGTGAAGGGGTCAAAATCAGGTTTTTATATGATGCAGTAGGAAGCTGGAAGCTTTCCAAAGGATACATTAGCAAAATGCACCGGGCAGGAATTGAAATGGTGCCATTTCTTCCGGTAACCCTTCCTTTCCTAAGCAATAAGATTAACTTCAGGAACCATCGTAAAATTATTATTATTGACGGTAAAATTGGATTTATGGGCGGCCTAAACGTCGGAGATGAGTATTTAGGAAAGGTCGACTTCTTTGGCTTTTGGCGTGATACACACCTGATGGTAAAGGGAGAAGAGGTGCGGACGCTGCACATGATTTTCCTTCAGGACTGGTATTATATGACCGGCAAGGAGCTTGATACAGAAACCTATCTTAAAGCAGACCCAGCAGATTTCCCTGAGGGCAACGGCGGTGTTCAGATGATAGCCGGAGGGCCTGATAATAAGTGGGAAAACATCAAAAATTTATTTTTCTCGATGATTGTCTCAGCTAAAGACTCCATCTGGATTGCCTCTCCTTATTTCATTCCGGATGAGGACATCCTTTCAGCATTGAAAGTCGCAGCGCTTAGCGGTGTAGACGTACGCCTCCTTGTTCCGAAAAGACCTGATAAAAAGCTGGTCTTTTACGCATCAAGATCCTATTTTGCTGAACTGATGGAAGCCGGAGCGCAAATTTACGAGTATGAAAAAGGATTCATGCACAGCAAGATCGTCATTGTGGACTATGAGCTTGCATCCATTGGTACAGCCAATATGGATATGAGGAGTTTTCACTTGAACTTTGAGGTGAATGCATTCTTATACAGAACAGACAGTACGGTCACTCTTGTAGAAGAGTACGAAAAAGACCTGCTGGAATCTAAGAAGCTTGATATGGAAGACTTCGTTAAACGGAGCTTTTTCCAGCGTGTTTTCGAATCATTTGCAAGGCTGCTTTCGCCGATGCTTTAA
- a CDS encoding GNAT family N-acetyltransferase, producing MNWYEKLSQYFPIEEMKSRDHIEGLLKDRGDIYYKDEGPKHVLMYAELDDFLFIDYIYVSKDARGEGLGHKLIAKLKEKNKPIILEVEPVDDSDQDTAKRLKFYQREGFHHASSIGYSRRSLATNEVNHMEILYWSPNDRPESEIFSAMKETYKHIHTYKDKEWYGRSYEDVKKVLKIRSEEEATNIFDEKN from the coding sequence ATGAATTGGTACGAGAAGCTGAGTCAGTATTTTCCGATTGAGGAAATGAAATCACGTGATCATATAGAAGGTCTTTTAAAAGACAGAGGCGACATTTATTACAAGGATGAAGGACCGAAACATGTGCTTATGTATGCGGAGCTGGATGATTTTCTTTTTATAGATTACATATATGTCTCCAAAGATGCGCGCGGTGAAGGTCTTGGACATAAGCTTATTGCAAAGCTGAAAGAGAAAAACAAACCCATTATTTTAGAGGTTGAGCCTGTTGATGATTCCGATCAGGATACGGCAAAACGTCTTAAATTTTACCAAAGGGAAGGTTTTCATCATGCAAGTTCTATAGGGTATTCGAGAAGATCGTTAGCAACGAATGAAGTGAATCATATGGAAATTCTCTATTGGTCCCCAAATGACCGTCCGGAATCTGAAATTTTTTCTGCAATGAAGGAAACCTACAAGCACATTCATACGTATAAGGATAAAGAGTGGTACGGCCGTTCGTATGAAGATGTGAAGAAAGTACTGAAGATCCGCAGCGAAGAAGAAGCGACTAATATTTTCGATGAGAAAAACTAA
- a CDS encoding putative glycoside hydrolase — translation MYKKKIIGLASVLILAGTAFAAQPVQAASGSSLALNEVMIPEKKLPDTMPRFAYESGYKFEYPDAVRGVYVTGTSAGGEKMDSLIKLMDDTELNSMVIDVKDDSGNFTFHPDKKSPFYSISKSYIKDPKGMMKKLEDHKIYPIGRIVVFKDNVLADKKPEWSYKKGEQVWENGTGAKFVNPFVKEVWDYNVQAAIEAAKMGFKEIQFDYVRFPEGFETKDKELSYSEGDYEKDSRDNTQKRVQAVTDFTKYAREKLKPYGVKVSVDIFGYSATLPEAPGIGQNFSKISDNVDVISSMIYPSHWGPYFGIEKPDTEPYKLVKEYAKLENDKLGKLKTRPVSRPWLQDFTASYLGKGNYLKYGKPEVEAQIKALNGEGINEFLLWNAGNRYTEGVDYTPVKK, via the coding sequence TTGTATAAAAAGAAAATAATTGGTCTGGCTAGTGTGTTAATCCTGGCAGGAACCGCATTCGCAGCTCAGCCTGTTCAAGCAGCCAGTGGCTCTTCGCTTGCGCTGAATGAGGTCATGATTCCAGAAAAGAAATTGCCCGATACCATGCCGAGATTTGCTTATGAATCTGGCTACAAATTTGAATATCCGGACGCGGTAAGAGGGGTGTATGTCACCGGGACATCCGCTGGGGGAGAAAAAATGGATTCCCTCATTAAACTGATGGATGATACGGAATTGAACAGCATGGTGATCGATGTCAAGGACGATTCCGGTAACTTTACGTTCCATCCAGATAAAAAATCTCCATTTTACAGCATTAGCAAATCCTACATAAAAGATCCAAAGGGCATGATGAAAAAGCTTGAGGATCATAAAATTTATCCGATTGGCCGCATTGTGGTGTTTAAAGACAATGTCCTGGCAGATAAGAAGCCTGAGTGGTCCTATAAGAAGGGCGAACAGGTTTGGGAGAACGGCACAGGCGCTAAATTCGTGAACCCGTTTGTAAAAGAGGTCTGGGATTACAATGTACAGGCAGCAATTGAAGCGGCAAAAATGGGTTTTAAAGAAATTCAGTTTGATTATGTCCGTTTCCCGGAGGGTTTTGAAACGAAGGATAAAGAGCTCTCCTACAGTGAGGGAGATTATGAAAAGGACAGCCGTGATAACACGCAGAAGCGAGTGCAGGCTGTAACAGACTTCACCAAGTATGCACGTGAGAAGCTGAAGCCATATGGTGTAAAAGTGTCAGTTGATATTTTCGGATATTCTGCTACACTGCCTGAAGCACCAGGAATTGGACAGAACTTCTCCAAGATTTCGGATAATGTAGATGTCATATCATCTATGATCTACCCAAGCCACTGGGGACCATATTTTGGCATTGAAAAACCTGATACAGAGCCATATAAGCTCGTGAAGGAATATGCAAAACTTGAGAACGACAAACTTGGGAAATTGAAAACAAGACCAGTTTCACGTCCTTGGCTGCAGGATTTTACCGCTTCTTATTTAGGAAAGGGCAACTACTTGAAATATGGCAAGCCGGAGGTAGAAGCCCAAATAAAAGCGCTGAATGGGGAAGGAATTAATGAATTCCTTCTTTGGAATGCTGGCAACCGCTATACAGAGGGAGTAGACTATACCCCTGTAAAGAAATAG
- the opp3C gene encoding oligopeptide ABC transporter permease encodes MINTEKKSQDLFVPAPLDSTKSERIEKPSLNYWQDSWLRIKKNKAAIVSLIVLFLIVIMAFVGPFMTPHSAREQNTKHSNLPPRIQGIENVSWLPFDGELKKKDGTIIQPYEQREVKEYYWFGTDQLGRDIFARIWKGTQISLLIAFVASLIDLLVGVAYGAISGYIGGKVDGFMQRIIEILVGIPNLVVVILMILILKPGIIPIIIALTITGWTTMARVVRASVLRMKNQEFVLASRTLGASDAKIIFRHMLPNMFGVMIINTMFSIPNAIFFEAFLSFIGLGLQDPNASLGTLVNDGFRSMILFPYQMMIPAIMIALLMVAFNLIADGLRDALDPKMRD; translated from the coding sequence ATGATAAACACAGAAAAGAAATCACAGGACTTGTTCGTCCCTGCCCCGCTTGATTCTACAAAAAGCGAACGTATTGAAAAACCGAGTTTAAACTATTGGCAGGATAGCTGGCTGAGAATTAAGAAAAATAAAGCCGCTATTGTAAGTTTAATTGTCTTATTTCTAATTGTGATTATGGCATTTGTCGGACCTTTCATGACCCCGCACAGTGCACGTGAACAAAATACAAAGCATTCCAATTTGCCACCTCGTATTCAAGGAATTGAAAATGTAAGCTGGCTTCCATTTGATGGAGAACTTAAGAAAAAAGATGGTACTATAATTCAGCCTTATGAGCAGCGCGAAGTTAAAGAGTATTATTGGTTTGGAACAGATCAGCTTGGACGTGACATCTTCGCCCGTATTTGGAAAGGAACACAAATTTCTCTTTTAATTGCCTTTGTCGCATCATTGATTGATTTGCTGGTTGGGGTGGCATACGGTGCGATCTCCGGTTATATAGGGGGAAAAGTAGACGGCTTTATGCAGAGGATTATTGAAATCCTTGTAGGGATACCGAATTTAGTCGTTGTAATTCTTATGATTTTGATCCTTAAACCAGGTATCATTCCTATTATTATTGCTTTGACCATTACAGGATGGACAACAATGGCTCGTGTCGTACGAGCATCTGTATTAAGGATGAAAAACCAGGAGTTTGTGCTTGCCTCCAGAACATTAGGAGCTTCTGATGCTAAAATTATTTTCAGACATATGCTTCCAAACATGTTTGGAGTTATGATCATTAATACAATGTTCAGTATTCCTAATGCCATTTTCTTTGAAGCTTTCTTAAGCTTTATCGGGTTAGGTCTTCAGGATCCAAATGCATCACTCGGAACGCTTGTAAATGATGGTTTTAGAAGTATGATTTTATTCCCATATCAAATGATGATTCCGGCAATTATGATTGCCCTTCTAATGGTAGCATTCAACTTGATTGCAGATGGATTGCGTGATGCGCTTGATCCAAAAATGCGCGACTAA
- the mecA gene encoding adaptor protein MecA — protein sequence MEIERINEHTVKFYISYGDIEERGFDRDEIWYNRERSEELFWEMMDEVHEEEDFMMEGPLWIQVQAMDKGLEVVVTRAQMSKDGQKLELPISDDKYHEIPVDENIDSLMDEHFSKSPAEGEEQPPQLEYVIHFGDFEDLISLAKTNLSGFSNSLFALNNQYYLYAEFTEEQAAEEMDNVLSIISEYGSQSKVTVHRLEEYGKKVMDEHALHTLRKHFD from the coding sequence ATGGAAATCGAACGAATTAATGAGCATACCGTGAAATTTTACATTTCATATGGCGATATAGAAGAGCGCGGCTTTGACCGGGATGAAATCTGGTACAACCGTGAACGTAGCGAAGAACTTTTCTGGGAAATGATGGATGAGGTGCACGAGGAAGAAGACTTTATGATGGAAGGACCACTCTGGATCCAGGTTCAGGCAATGGACAAAGGTCTGGAAGTTGTGGTCACTAGGGCACAGATGTCGAAGGATGGACAGAAGCTCGAACTGCCGATCAGTGATGATAAGTATCACGAAATTCCCGTTGATGAAAACATTGATAGCTTAATGGATGAGCATTTCTCCAAATCCCCTGCTGAAGGCGAGGAACAGCCTCCGCAGCTTGAATATGTTATTCACTTCGGTGATTTTGAGGATCTCATCTCCTTAGCAAAAACAAATCTATCCGGATTTTCAAATAGCCTTTTTGCGCTGAACAATCAATATTATTTGTATGCTGAATTTACCGAGGAGCAAGCTGCCGAGGAAATGGATAATGTACTCAGCATTATTTCGGAGTATGGAAGCCAATCCAAGGTTACGGTTCACAGGCTTGAAGAGTACGGAAAGAAAGTAATGGACGAACATGCTTTGCATACACTGCGAAAGCATTTTGATTAA
- a CDS encoding ABC transporter ATP-binding protein, producing the protein MAKEKLLEVRNLKQYFNKGKSNEVRAVDNVSFDIFKGETLGLVGESGCGKSTTGRTIIRLYDATGGEVLFDGENVHGKKNKSQLKKFNRKMQMIFQDPYASLNPRLKVSEIIAEGIDIHGLAKSSKERMDRVVELLETVGLNREHANRYPHEFSGGQRQRIGIARALAVDPEFIIADEPISALDVSIQAQVVNLLKKLQKEKGLTFLFIAHDLSMVKYISDRIGVMYYGKLVELAEADELYKNPIHPYTQALLSAIPLPDPDYERARVRKAYEPSKHKLQPGEEMELREVKPGHFVMCSNEEFTQYQKQYAATI; encoded by the coding sequence ATGGCAAAAGAAAAATTGCTCGAAGTTAGAAATTTAAAGCAGTATTTCAATAAAGGAAAATCCAACGAAGTAAGAGCAGTTGATAACGTCTCATTTGATATTTTCAAAGGGGAAACACTTGGACTGGTTGGGGAATCCGGATGCGGTAAATCCACAACAGGCCGTACAATCATTCGCCTGTACGATGCTACAGGCGGAGAAGTATTATTTGACGGAGAGAACGTTCATGGGAAAAAGAATAAATCCCAGCTGAAGAAGTTCAACCGTAAAATGCAAATGATCTTCCAGGATCCTTATGCTTCTCTAAATCCCAGACTGAAAGTATCAGAAATCATTGCAGAAGGCATTGATATTCATGGGCTTGCTAAATCATCCAAAGAACGTATGGACCGAGTAGTTGAGCTATTGGAAACAGTCGGATTAAACCGGGAGCATGCGAACCGTTATCCGCATGAATTCAGCGGCGGACAGCGGCAGCGGATTGGAATTGCACGTGCTCTTGCAGTGGATCCTGAATTCATCATCGCTGATGAGCCAATCTCTGCATTGGATGTATCCATTCAAGCTCAAGTTGTAAATCTGCTTAAAAAGCTTCAAAAAGAAAAAGGCTTAACGTTTTTATTCATCGCCCATGATTTATCCATGGTGAAATATATTAGTGACCGTATTGGGGTTATGTACTACGGAAAATTAGTAGAACTTGCGGAAGCGGATGAGCTTTATAAAAATCCAATTCACCCTTATACACAAGCGCTATTATCTGCAATCCCTCTGCCCGATCCCGATTATGAGCGCGCACGTGTAAGAAAGGCGTATGAGCCTTCTAAACACAAATTGCAGCCCGGTGAAGAGATGGAGCTTCGCGAAGTAAAACCAGGACACTTCGTAATGTGCTCAAATGAAGAGTTCACTCAATATCAAAAACAATATGCTGCTACTATTTAA
- a CDS encoding ABC transporter ATP-binding protein has protein sequence MEKVLEVKDLEISFHTFGGEVQAIRNVSFDLYKGETLAIVGESGSGKSVTTKSIMRLLPESNSEIKNGSILFEGKDLTKLKEKQMQKIRGKDISMIFQDPMTSLNPTMTVGKQIMEPIIRHQNLSRGEAKRRAIDLLKLVGIPMPEERFKQYPHQFSGGMRQRVVIAIALACNPKVLIADEPTTALDVTIQAQILDLMKELQKKIDTSIIFITHDLGVVANVADRVAVMYGGKIVEYGTADEIFYNPKHPYTWGLISSMPDLDSKEDELFSIPGTPPDLLAPPKGDAFAARNPFALKIDLEEQPPFFKISNSHYVASWLYHENAPQVEPPEAVKKRMRQFPEIKEGK, from the coding sequence ATGGAAAAAGTATTAGAAGTTAAAGACCTTGAAATCTCCTTCCATACGTTTGGCGGAGAAGTTCAAGCCATACGTAATGTGAGTTTTGATTTATATAAAGGGGAAACTCTTGCGATTGTAGGAGAATCCGGTTCCGGAAAATCAGTAACAACTAAATCCATTATGAGGCTTCTTCCTGAAAGCAATTCTGAAATTAAGAATGGCAGCATTCTTTTTGAAGGCAAGGATTTAACGAAGCTAAAAGAAAAACAAATGCAAAAAATCCGCGGAAAAGACATCTCGATGATTTTCCAGGATCCGATGACTTCCTTAAATCCAACCATGACAGTCGGCAAGCAGATTATGGAGCCGATTATCCGTCACCAAAATTTGAGCAGGGGAGAGGCTAAACGCCGTGCGATTGACCTGCTGAAGCTGGTAGGGATCCCGATGCCTGAAGAACGCTTTAAGCAATATCCCCACCAATTTTCAGGCGGTATGAGACAGCGTGTGGTCATCGCGATTGCTCTTGCCTGCAACCCTAAGGTTTTGATTGCAGATGAACCTACAACTGCTCTGGATGTTACCATTCAAGCTCAAATTCTTGATTTAATGAAAGAACTGCAAAAGAAAATTGATACGTCGATTATCTTTATTACCCATGACCTTGGTGTAGTAGCAAATGTAGCTGACCGTGTAGCTGTTATGTACGGTGGTAAAATAGTGGAATACGGTACAGCTGACGAAATTTTCTACAATCCAAAACATCCTTATACTTGGGGACTAATCAGTTCCATGCCGGATTTGGATTCTAAAGAAGATGAGTTGTTCTCCATTCCGGGAACACCGCCTGATTTGCTGGCTCCGCCGAAAGGGGATGCATTCGCTGCCCGTAATCCTTTTGCGCTGAAAATTGATTTGGAAGAGCAGCCGCCTTTCTTTAAAATTTCGAATTCTCATTATGTTGCCTCCTGGCTCTATCATGAAAATGCACCGCAAGTTGAACCGCCGGAAGCGGTCAAAAAGAGAATGCGTCAGTTCCCTGAAATTAAGGAGGGAAAATAA